Proteins encoded by one window of Kribbella flavida DSM 17836:
- the pstS gene encoding phosphate ABC transporter substrate-binding protein PstS, with protein MSVNRLLRVGTVAVASLGVLALSACGSDPEPTGSSSPSGSTSSSAGGDCPEGTLNAEGSSAQKNAIEEVIAKYNEKCADVTVNYNPTGSGAGIKQFNAAQVDFAGSDSALKTEAKDGGEAEAAAAAKRCQNNPAVNLPMVIGPVAIAYNLDGVEKLVLDGPTAAKIFQGTVKTWNAPEIAKLNPGVNLPSAPIAVFFRSDESGTTENFTKYLEAAGGGAWKGEPAKKWSGTGAGKEKSAGVAEGVKSTRNSITYVEWSYAVDNKLGVAQVDSGAGPVPLTAESAGKALAAAKPAGSGSDLALKLDYATKAPGAYPIILVTYEIACTKGLPAEKTALVKGFLSYFASTEGQASLAELNYAPLPEEMRTKVDAAIQAIS; from the coding sequence GTGTCCGTCAATCGCCTGCTCCGCGTCGGCACCGTCGCCGTGGCATCCCTCGGCGTTCTCGCTCTGAGCGCCTGTGGCAGTGACCCGGAGCCGACCGGCTCCTCGAGCCCGTCCGGCTCCACCTCGTCGTCGGCCGGCGGCGACTGCCCCGAGGGCACCCTGAACGCCGAGGGATCCTCGGCGCAGAAGAACGCCATCGAGGAAGTCATCGCCAAGTACAACGAGAAGTGCGCCGACGTCACGGTGAACTACAACCCGACCGGTTCCGGCGCGGGCATCAAGCAGTTCAACGCCGCCCAGGTCGACTTCGCCGGCTCCGACTCCGCGCTGAAGACCGAGGCCAAGGACGGCGGCGAGGCCGAGGCCGCGGCCGCCGCGAAGCGCTGCCAGAACAACCCGGCGGTGAACCTGCCGATGGTGATCGGCCCGGTCGCGATCGCCTACAACCTGGACGGCGTGGAGAAGCTGGTTCTCGACGGCCCGACCGCCGCGAAGATCTTCCAGGGCACCGTGAAGACCTGGAACGCCCCGGAGATCGCCAAGCTGAACCCCGGCGTCAACCTCCCGTCGGCGCCGATCGCGGTGTTCTTCCGCTCCGACGAGTCCGGCACCACCGAGAACTTCACCAAGTACCTCGAGGCCGCGGGCGGTGGCGCCTGGAAGGGCGAGCCGGCCAAGAAGTGGAGCGGTACCGGCGCGGGCAAGGAGAAGTCCGCGGGTGTCGCCGAGGGCGTGAAGAGCACCAGGAACTCGATCACCTACGTCGAGTGGTCCTACGCGGTGGACAACAAGCTGGGCGTCGCGCAGGTCGACTCCGGCGCCGGCCCGGTCCCGCTGACCGCCGAGTCCGCCGGCAAGGCGCTGGCCGCCGCGAAGCCGGCCGGTTCCGGTTCGGACCTCGCGCTGAAGCTGGACTACGCGACCAAGGCGCCGGGTGCGTACCCGATCATCCTGGTCACCTACGAGATCGCCTGCACCAAGGGCCTGCCGGCCGAGAAGACCGCGCTGGTGAAGGGCTTCCTCAGCTACTTCGCGAGCACCGAGGGTCAGGCCTCGCTCGCCGAGCTGAACTACGCGCCGCTTCCGGAGGAGATGCGCACCAAGGTCGACGCCGCGATCCAGGCGATCAGCTGA
- a CDS encoding alpha/beta hydrolase: MNPRVDALLQAGLAAVQKAVQGNALKPVTALPPAVRRRLAGAPIEIDGNVLDPDLQLLLRLEAMLPGRGNQSVETRRAHLVSSARLVAGQPREMLRVTELTVRGADGQLGARLYVPRTAERGLLVFFHGGGWVAGDLDSHDAYCRDVAAEAGARVLSVDYRRAPEAPAPVAAEDAVAAFTWAVEHAEDLGADPALIAVGGDSAGGNLAAVVAQQCVVRDLAPPVLQLMIYPGLDLVGRRPSRDLFAEGFFLTDEDISWYRDHYTPDPSVRTDPRVSPLLGDPTGTAPAYVATAGFDPLRDEGDEYAELLTKAGVPTTHHREPTLVHGYASMLAVGGPTRAAQLRITTHLRKVLNPED, from the coding sequence GTGAACCCACGAGTTGACGCGCTCCTGCAGGCCGGCCTGGCCGCGGTCCAGAAGGCGGTCCAGGGCAACGCCCTGAAGCCGGTGACCGCCCTGCCCCCGGCGGTCCGCCGCCGCCTGGCCGGAGCGCCGATCGAGATCGACGGCAACGTGCTGGACCCCGATCTGCAGCTCCTGCTCCGCCTCGAGGCGATGCTGCCCGGCCGCGGCAACCAGTCGGTCGAGACCCGCCGCGCTCACCTGGTGTCGTCGGCCCGGCTCGTCGCCGGGCAGCCGCGGGAGATGCTGCGCGTGACCGAACTCACCGTCCGCGGCGCCGACGGGCAGCTCGGCGCCCGCCTGTACGTGCCCCGGACGGCGGAACGTGGGTTGCTGGTGTTCTTCCACGGGGGCGGCTGGGTCGCCGGCGACCTGGACAGCCACGACGCGTACTGCCGCGACGTCGCCGCCGAGGCCGGCGCCCGGGTCCTCTCGGTGGATTACCGCCGGGCTCCGGAAGCACCTGCTCCGGTTGCGGCCGAGGATGCCGTCGCCGCGTTCACCTGGGCTGTCGAGCACGCCGAGGACCTGGGGGCCGATCCGGCTCTGATTGCCGTGGGCGGCGACTCGGCCGGCGGCAACCTGGCCGCGGTCGTCGCCCAGCAGTGCGTCGTACGGGATCTGGCACCGCCGGTCCTGCAGCTGATGATCTACCCGGGCCTCGACCTGGTCGGTCGCCGTCCTTCCCGGGACCTGTTCGCCGAGGGCTTCTTCCTCACCGACGAGGACATCAGCTGGTACCGCGACCACTACACCCCCGACCCGTCGGTCCGCACCGATCCCCGGGTCTCACCCCTGCTCGGCGACCCCACCGGCACCGCACCCGCCTACGTCGCCACCGCCGGCTTCGACCCGCTGCGCGACGAGGGCGACGAGTACGCCGAACTGCTCACCAAGGCCGGCGTCCCGACCACGCACCACCGCGAACCCACCCTCGTCCACGGCTACGCCAGCATGCTCGCCGTCGGCGGCCCGACCCGCGCCGCCCAACTGCGAATCACTACGCACCTGCGCAAAGTTCTCAACCCGGAGGACTAG
- a CDS encoding RNA degradosome polyphosphate kinase — protein sequence MLDSVAGDLLASHNREYDVEPPYDITAAGDLPENRFSDRELSWLAFNQRVLELAESDRVPLLERAKFLAIFASNLDEFYMVRIAGLKRRIAAGVAVRAASGLMPREVLDRSLSRSRELMDRQAETWRKVVLPALVKEGIDILRWDELEQPEREAMTKFFRDRVFPVLTPLAVDPSHPFPYISGLSLNLAVVVRNPDTGGEHFARVKVPPLLPRFVRVAEGRFVPLEDVIATHLGQLFPGMEVTQHHTFRVTRNEDLEVEEDDAENLLAALEKELLRRRFGPPVRLEVEESIDPQVRALLVSELGVTEAEVFELPGPLDLRGLFDIASLDRAELKYPGFVPSTHPHLAEVETSNPADMFHALKQRDVLVHHPYDSFSTSVQRFIEQAAADPHVLAIKQTLYRTSGDSPIVDALIDAAEAGKQVLVLVEIQARFDEQANIKWARQLEHAGCHVVYGVIGLKTHCKLSMVVRDEPDGLRRYAHIGTGNYHPKTARMYEDLGLLTSDKVVTEDIAHLFNHLSGFARRSGYRRLLVAPQSVRRGLLERIEREIEHHLAGRPARVRIKVNSLVDEALCDALYRASQAGVPVDLWIRGICTLRPGVPGMSDNIRVRSILGRFLEHSRVFCFENGGDPEVWIGSADLMHRNLDRRVEVLVQLKEPDHLSELRELFDLGFDERFGSWWLQADDTWQARLTTEDGEPLRDLQERLIATRGRRRQADPIT from the coding sequence ATGCTGGACAGCGTGGCTGGAGACTTGTTGGCGTCGCACAACCGGGAGTACGACGTCGAGCCCCCGTACGACATCACGGCGGCCGGCGATCTTCCCGAGAACCGCTTCTCGGACCGCGAGCTGAGCTGGCTGGCGTTCAACCAGCGGGTGCTCGAGCTCGCCGAGAGCGACCGGGTGCCGTTGCTGGAGCGAGCCAAGTTCCTGGCGATCTTCGCCAGCAACCTGGACGAGTTCTACATGGTCCGGATCGCCGGCCTGAAGCGCCGGATCGCGGCCGGTGTCGCGGTCCGGGCGGCCAGCGGGCTGATGCCGCGCGAGGTGCTCGACCGGAGCCTGAGCCGCAGCCGGGAGCTGATGGACCGGCAGGCCGAGACCTGGCGCAAGGTGGTGCTGCCCGCGCTGGTCAAGGAGGGCATCGACATTCTCCGCTGGGACGAGCTGGAGCAGCCCGAGCGCGAGGCGATGACCAAGTTCTTCCGGGACCGGGTGTTTCCGGTGCTGACGCCGCTGGCGGTCGACCCGTCGCACCCGTTCCCGTACATCTCCGGCCTGTCGCTCAACCTGGCCGTCGTGGTCCGCAACCCCGACACCGGCGGCGAGCACTTCGCCCGGGTGAAGGTGCCGCCGCTGCTGCCCCGGTTCGTCCGGGTCGCCGAGGGCCGGTTCGTGCCGCTGGAGGACGTCATCGCGACCCACCTGGGCCAGTTGTTCCCGGGCATGGAGGTCACCCAGCACCACACCTTCCGGGTCACCCGCAACGAGGACCTCGAGGTCGAGGAGGACGACGCGGAGAACCTGCTCGCCGCGCTCGAGAAGGAGCTGCTGCGGCGCCGGTTCGGCCCGCCGGTCCGGCTCGAGGTGGAGGAGTCGATCGACCCGCAGGTCCGGGCGCTGCTGGTGTCCGAGCTGGGCGTCACCGAGGCCGAGGTCTTCGAGCTGCCCGGGCCGCTGGACCTGCGCGGCCTGTTCGACATCGCCTCGCTGGACCGCGCCGAGCTGAAGTACCCCGGCTTCGTCCCGTCGACGCACCCGCACCTGGCCGAGGTGGAGACCTCCAACCCGGCCGACATGTTCCACGCGCTCAAGCAGCGCGACGTGCTGGTGCACCACCCGTACGACTCGTTCTCCACCAGCGTGCAGCGCTTCATCGAGCAGGCGGCGGCCGATCCGCACGTGCTGGCGATCAAGCAGACCCTGTACCGGACCAGCGGTGACTCGCCGATCGTGGACGCGCTGATCGACGCGGCCGAGGCCGGCAAGCAGGTCCTGGTCCTGGTCGAGATCCAGGCCCGGTTCGACGAGCAGGCCAACATCAAGTGGGCCCGGCAGCTCGAGCACGCCGGCTGCCACGTCGTGTACGGCGTGATCGGGCTGAAGACGCACTGCAAGCTGTCGATGGTGGTCCGCGACGAGCCCGACGGGTTGCGCCGCTACGCCCACATCGGCACCGGCAACTACCACCCGAAGACGGCCCGGATGTACGAGGACCTCGGCCTGCTGACCAGCGACAAGGTGGTCACCGAGGACATCGCGCACCTGTTCAACCACCTGTCCGGCTTCGCCCGCCGCAGCGGCTACCGCCGGCTCCTGGTCGCCCCGCAGTCGGTACGCCGGGGCCTGCTGGAGCGGATCGAGCGGGAGATCGAGCACCACCTCGCCGGCCGCCCGGCCCGGGTCCGGATCAAGGTGAACAGCCTGGTCGACGAGGCCCTCTGCGACGCGCTGTACCGCGCGTCCCAGGCCGGCGTACCGGTGGACCTGTGGATCCGCGGCATCTGCACGCTCCGCCCCGGGGTGCCCGGCATGTCGGACAACATCCGGGTCCGCAGCATTCTGGGCCGGTTCCTGGAGCACAGCCGCGTGTTCTGCTTCGAGAACGGTGGCGATCCGGAGGTGTGGATCGGGTCGGCCGACCTGATGCACCGCAACCTGGACCGCCGGGTCGAGGTGCTGGTCCAGCTGAAGGAGCCGGACCACCTGAGCGAGCTGCGTGAGCTGTTCGACCTCGGCTTCGACGAGCGGTTCGGGTCGTGGTGGCTGCAGGCCGACGACACCTGGCAGGCCCGGCTGACCACCGAGGACGGCGAGCCGCTGCGGGACCTGCAGGAGCGGCTGATCGCCACGCGCGGCCGCCGCCGGCAGGCCGATCCGATCACCTAG
- the pstC gene encoding phosphate ABC transporter permease subunit PstC yields the protein MSSTDVTAPPDRPDDTKKLDLGPVGHLGDRLFAGLARGSGGLVILIVAFVGIFLLALAIPALANNESSFLFSRIWEPGANPPQFGIAALFYTTVISSIIAMVIAVPIAVGVALFTTYYAPKRLAAPVAYAIDLLAAVPSIIYGLWGILFFAPILRPVIDGLSNALGWLPLFEKPPTDNVGVVFTASVVLAIMILPVVTAISREIFAQTPVAHREGALALGSTRWEMIRMAVLPYGRSGVVSASMLGLGRALGETVAVLIILSVPNGNDPWNSSIFAGGETFASKIANNAAEFDSPDKTGAYIAAGLVLFVVTFLVNSAARLIVARSGPGGKRTRKVRRVGDKPQTEGASL from the coding sequence ATGAGCAGTACAGACGTCACGGCACCGCCCGACCGGCCGGACGACACCAAGAAGCTGGACCTCGGACCGGTCGGCCACCTCGGGGACCGGTTGTTCGCCGGCCTTGCCCGTGGGTCCGGCGGGCTGGTGATCCTGATCGTCGCCTTCGTCGGCATCTTCCTGCTGGCGCTGGCGATCCCCGCGCTGGCCAACAACGAGAGCAGCTTTCTGTTCTCCCGGATCTGGGAGCCGGGCGCCAACCCGCCGCAGTTCGGCATCGCGGCGCTGTTCTACACCACCGTGATCAGCTCGATCATCGCGATGGTGATCGCGGTCCCGATCGCGGTCGGCGTGGCGCTGTTCACGACCTACTACGCGCCGAAGCGGCTGGCCGCGCCGGTCGCCTACGCGATCGACCTGCTCGCCGCGGTGCCGTCGATCATCTACGGCCTGTGGGGCATCCTGTTCTTCGCCCCGATCCTGCGGCCGGTGATCGACGGCCTGAGCAACGCACTCGGCTGGCTGCCGCTGTTCGAGAAGCCGCCGACCGACAACGTCGGCGTCGTCTTCACCGCCTCGGTGGTGCTGGCGATCATGATCCTGCCGGTGGTCACCGCGATCAGCCGGGAGATCTTCGCGCAGACGCCGGTCGCGCACCGCGAAGGCGCCCTGGCGCTCGGCTCCACCCGCTGGGAGATGATCCGGATGGCCGTGCTGCCGTACGGCCGCTCCGGCGTGGTCAGCGCGTCGATGCTCGGCCTGGGCCGCGCGCTCGGTGAGACCGTCGCGGTGCTGATCATCCTGTCGGTGCCGAACGGCAACGACCCCTGGAACTCGTCGATCTTCGCCGGCGGCGAGACGTTCGCCTCGAAGATCGCCAACAACGCCGCGGAGTTCGACTCGCCGGACAAGACCGGCGCCTACATCGCCGCCGGCCTGGTGCTGTTCGTGGTGACCTTCCTGGTCAACTCGGCCGCCCGGCTGATCGTGGCCCGCAGCGGACCCGGCGGCAAGCGGACCCGCAAGGTCCGCCGGGTTGGCGACAAGCCGCAGACCGAAGGAGCATCGCTGTGA
- a CDS encoding bifunctional nuclease domain-containing protein, which yields MRELTLIGIRMESPNRAPVMMLRETEGYRYLPISIGSVEATAIAYEEQGLRPSRPLTHDLMRDLIRAFGVHIEAVEIVELRDAVFYAELVLANGARVSARPSDSVALAVRLGTPIRCTEQVLRDAGVATPEEEQAELERFRQFLDGVAPEDFSS from the coding sequence ATGCGAGAACTGACCCTGATCGGGATCCGGATGGAATCGCCCAACCGCGCGCCCGTGATGATGCTGCGGGAGACCGAGGGCTACCGCTACCTGCCGATCTCGATCGGTTCGGTGGAGGCGACCGCCATCGCGTACGAGGAGCAAGGGCTGCGCCCGTCGCGGCCACTGACCCACGACCTGATGCGCGACCTGATCCGGGCGTTCGGCGTGCACATCGAGGCGGTCGAGATCGTCGAGCTGCGCGACGCGGTGTTCTACGCCGAGCTGGTCCTGGCCAACGGCGCCCGCGTCTCGGCCCGGCCGAGCGATTCCGTCGCCCTCGCGGTCCGCCTCGGTACGCCGATCCGGTGCACCGAGCAAGTCCTGCGCGATGCCGGCGTGGCCACTCCGGAGGAGGAGCAGGCCGAGCTGGAACGCTTCCGCCAGTTCCTCGACGGGGTCGCCCCGGAGGACTTCTCCAGCTGA
- the pstB gene encoding phosphate ABC transporter ATP-binding protein PstB, translated as MAKRIEVSGLNVYYGDFKAVEDVSMTIEPRSVTAFIGPSGCGKSTYLRTLNRMHEVIPGARVEGKVMLDQQDLYASGIDPVAVRRVVGMVFQRPNPFPTMSIFDNVASGLKLNGVKDRKKLTEVVERSLHGANLWNEVKDRLDKPGAGLSGGQQQRLCIARAIAVEPEVILMDEPCSALDPISTLAIEDLIEQLKNRFTVVIVTHNMQQAARVSDQTAFFNLAATGKPGRLIEMGPTKQIFSNPNEKATEDYITGRFG; from the coding sequence ATGGCGAAGCGCATCGAGGTCAGCGGCCTCAACGTCTACTACGGCGACTTCAAGGCGGTGGAGGACGTCTCGATGACGATCGAGCCGCGCTCGGTCACCGCGTTCATCGGTCCGTCCGGCTGCGGCAAGTCCACCTACCTGCGGACGCTGAACCGGATGCACGAGGTGATCCCCGGCGCCCGGGTCGAGGGCAAGGTGATGCTGGACCAGCAGGACCTGTACGCCTCCGGCATCGACCCGGTCGCGGTCCGCCGGGTGGTCGGCATGGTGTTCCAGCGGCCGAACCCGTTCCCGACCATGTCGATCTTCGACAACGTCGCGTCCGGGCTGAAGCTGAACGGGGTCAAGGACCGCAAGAAGCTGACCGAAGTGGTCGAGCGGTCGCTGCACGGGGCCAACCTGTGGAACGAGGTGAAGGACCGCCTGGACAAGCCGGGCGCGGGCCTGTCGGGTGGTCAGCAGCAGCGGCTGTGCATCGCCCGGGCGATCGCGGTCGAGCCCGAGGTGATCCTGATGGACGAGCCGTGCTCGGCGCTGGACCCGATCTCCACGCTGGCGATCGAGGACCTGATCGAGCAGCTCAAGAACAGGTTCACCGTCGTGATCGTCACCCACAACATGCAGCAGGCGGCCCGGGTCTCCGACCAGACCGCCTTCTTCAACCTGGCCGCGACCGGCAAGCCGGGCCGGCTGATCGAGATGGGCCCGACCAAGCAGATCTTCTCCAACCCGAACGAGAAGGCGACCGAGGACTACATCACCGGCCGCTTCGGCTGA
- a CDS encoding NUDIX hydrolase, whose amino-acid sequence MSKPATVIAAGGVVWRDRRGTREVLLVHRPRYDDWSLPKGKLAGGEHVLVAARREIEEETGHRVLLGPPLGVQRYDVRKNGSTVPKLVHYWSAEVTTGADDEPRFEPNDEIDRLEWLTVDKAARRLSYPRDVTILDQLDAVTPVESSLVLLRHTEAVKRKEWDGKDTVRPLTRTGRATAERLVDVLGALGVNRVLSSDAERCATTVAPYAAALGRRIHLHPEISERGFEADPTALNGLCRQVWKPGRVTVVCSHRPVLPALARELGLPVGKYSPGSFVVAHRLADGGLVHERFSAP is encoded by the coding sequence ATGAGCAAGCCGGCGACGGTCATCGCCGCGGGCGGTGTCGTGTGGCGCGACCGGCGCGGCACCCGCGAGGTGCTGCTGGTGCACCGCCCGCGGTACGACGACTGGTCCCTGCCGAAGGGCAAGCTGGCCGGAGGCGAGCACGTCCTGGTCGCGGCCCGGCGGGAGATCGAGGAGGAGACCGGGCACCGGGTGCTGCTCGGCCCGCCGCTCGGCGTCCAGCGGTACGACGTGCGCAAGAACGGCAGCACCGTGCCGAAGCTGGTGCACTACTGGTCCGCCGAGGTCACCACCGGCGCCGACGACGAGCCCCGGTTCGAGCCGAACGACGAGATCGACCGGCTCGAGTGGCTGACGGTCGACAAGGCCGCCCGCCGGCTCAGCTACCCGCGCGACGTGACGATCCTCGACCAGCTGGACGCGGTCACCCCAGTCGAATCGTCCCTGGTCCTGCTCCGGCACACCGAGGCGGTCAAGCGCAAGGAGTGGGACGGCAAGGACACCGTCCGCCCACTGACTCGCACCGGCCGCGCGACGGCCGAGCGACTGGTCGACGTACTGGGTGCTCTGGGCGTCAACCGGGTGCTGAGCAGTGACGCCGAGCGGTGCGCGACCACGGTCGCCCCGTACGCCGCGGCGCTCGGCCGGCGGATCCACCTGCACCCGGAGATCTCCGAGCGCGGCTTCGAGGCCGATCCGACGGCGCTGAACGGGCTGTGCCGTCAGGTCTGGAAGCCCGGCCGGGTCACCGTGGTCTGCTCCCACCGGCCGGTTCTGCCCGCGCTGGCCCGCGAGCTCGGGCTGCCGGTCGGCAAGTACTCCCCCGGCTCGTTCGTCGTCGCGCACCGGCTGGCCGACGGTGGTCTGGTGCACGAGCGGTTCAGCGCGCCGTGA
- a CDS encoding PKD domain-containing protein, whose translation MTARRSALLASVVVGLATAAMVLTFQNADRAAATSNSSLSARPTAPPPGVTVDPTKEGVKAKATAKKKSRLDSSRKGKPRKKVTTAPRPQVTIPAALTRARKKDFRLNIGICGLPGPDGQRIGPGRCQPELPVDERPVEPTQSTDVEVVARRLPVPQDVTWEQVLSETKSVVFPGLQVKVQPAGRTLVNLETIVYTDQAKVSTDTVTLLGFPVDVEATPLSYTWNFGDGASVTTSSPGKPYPAKEIVHKYSKRGDVGVTLTTHYGARFNVAGTGWQYVEGTVPITGPATNLLVREAVPVLVDPPS comes from the coding sequence ATGACGGCACGACGCTCCGCTCTCCTTGCCTCCGTTGTCGTCGGGCTCGCCACCGCGGCGATGGTGCTCACCTTCCAAAACGCCGATCGTGCCGCGGCCACGAGCAACTCGTCGCTCTCGGCTCGCCCAACGGCGCCACCTCCGGGTGTCACGGTCGATCCGACCAAGGAGGGCGTCAAGGCCAAGGCGACCGCCAAGAAGAAGTCCCGCCTCGACTCGAGCCGCAAAGGTAAGCCGAGGAAGAAGGTGACGACTGCACCGAGGCCTCAGGTCACCATTCCGGCCGCCCTCACCCGAGCTCGCAAGAAGGACTTTCGGCTCAACATCGGGATCTGTGGGTTGCCGGGGCCTGATGGGCAGCGGATTGGGCCGGGGCGGTGTCAGCCGGAGTTGCCGGTGGATGAGCGGCCGGTTGAGCCCACGCAGTCCACGGACGTGGAAGTGGTGGCGCGGCGGTTGCCGGTGCCTCAGGACGTTACCTGGGAGCAGGTGCTCAGTGAGACCAAGAGTGTCGTGTTTCCTGGGTTGCAGGTGAAGGTGCAGCCGGCGGGGCGGACGTTGGTGAACTTGGAGACGATCGTTTACACGGATCAGGCGAAGGTCTCGACGGACACGGTGACCTTGCTGGGGTTCCCGGTTGATGTGGAGGCGACGCCGTTGAGTTACACCTGGAACTTCGGGGACGGGGCGTCGGTGACGACCTCCTCGCCGGGGAAGCCGTATCCGGCGAAGGAGATCGTGCACAAGTACTCGAAGCGCGGCGATGTCGGGGTGACGTTGACGACGCACTACGGGGCGCGGTTCAACGTGGCCGGGACGGGATGGCAGTACGTGGAGGGGACCGTGCCGATCACCGGGCCGGCGACGAACTTGCTGGTTCGGGAGGCTGTGCCGGTGTTGGTGGATCCGCCCAGCTAA
- a CDS encoding DUF6318 family protein translates to MTKRNRLTAILSAACLLATLTACTEGSPAAGRPDSTADGTNSTPTTIPTPSSPSVPAATTAPERPAAARGLDLASAEAFYRHYVDLMNYAAKTGQTSELLAASDPGCEGCKEYAGYVSKVNEANGGIRGDYTEKVKEVSELVRGESGRVGGSAVVTVGAYTSRTSPSAEPVVSKAKEYTEEIALSPSDGNWVMYEIQLESR, encoded by the coding sequence GTGACAAAGCGCAACCGGCTGACCGCCATCCTCAGCGCCGCCTGCCTGCTCGCCACCCTCACAGCCTGCACGGAGGGCAGCCCGGCCGCGGGCCGACCTGACAGCACCGCGGACGGAACGAACTCGACGCCGACCACGATTCCTACTCCCTCATCACCCTCCGTACCGGCCGCTACCACGGCACCTGAGCGCCCAGCGGCAGCTCGAGGACTGGACCTGGCATCCGCAGAGGCGTTCTACCGGCACTACGTCGACCTCATGAACTACGCAGCCAAGACTGGTCAAACCTCCGAACTGCTGGCCGCCAGCGACCCAGGTTGCGAGGGCTGCAAGGAGTACGCAGGCTATGTGTCGAAGGTGAACGAGGCGAACGGCGGAATCCGGGGCGACTACACCGAAAAGGTGAAGGAAGTGTCCGAACTGGTGCGCGGCGAGAGCGGTCGGGTCGGAGGATCGGCGGTGGTCACCGTGGGCGCCTATACGTCGAGAACCTCGCCATCGGCCGAACCCGTCGTCAGCAAGGCGAAGGAGTACACGGAAGAGATTGCCCTTTCGCCCAGCGACGGCAACTGGGTGATGTACGAGATTCAGCTCGAGTCACGATGA
- the pstA gene encoding phosphate ABC transporter permease PstA, producing the protein MSTLAANKPAYDGQTLDLTGKSGGRAFRNTLASVLITLCFLIALIPLLWILWTVISKGYSLLFDAGWWSESQRGITVRREGGGAYHAVMGTLIMALITALIAVPIAILGAIYLVEYGRGTKAAKVVSFMIDILTGVPSIVAALFIYAVWITVFGFNRVGFAVSLSLVLLMLPVVLRSTEEMLKLVPDELREASYALGVPKWKTILKVVVPTAFGGIITGVMLGLARVMGETAPLLILVGYSKNINLNPFDGFMGALPTMINQDRTELALQPAADRVWAAALTLILLVLLLNVLARLVARFSAVKSK; encoded by the coding sequence GTGAGCACGCTCGCCGCCAACAAGCCGGCGTACGACGGACAGACGCTCGACCTGACCGGCAAGTCCGGCGGCCGCGCGTTCCGCAACACCTTGGCTTCGGTGCTGATCACCCTGTGCTTCCTGATCGCGCTGATCCCGCTGCTGTGGATCCTGTGGACCGTGATCAGCAAGGGCTACAGCCTGCTGTTCGACGCGGGCTGGTGGAGCGAGTCGCAGCGCGGCATCACGGTCCGCCGCGAGGGCGGTGGCGCGTACCACGCGGTGATGGGCACGCTGATCATGGCCCTGATCACCGCGCTGATCGCGGTCCCGATCGCCATTCTCGGCGCGATCTACCTGGTCGAGTACGGCCGGGGCACCAAGGCGGCCAAGGTGGTCAGCTTCATGATCGACATCCTCACCGGGGTGCCCTCGATCGTTGCGGCGCTGTTCATCTACGCGGTCTGGATCACCGTGTTCGGCTTCAACCGGGTCGGTTTCGCGGTCTCGCTGTCGCTGGTGCTGCTGATGCTGCCGGTGGTGCTGCGCTCCACCGAGGAGATGCTGAAGCTGGTGCCGGACGAACTCCGGGAGGCGTCGTACGCGCTCGGGGTGCCGAAGTGGAAGACGATCCTCAAGGTCGTGGTGCCGACCGCGTTCGGCGGCATCATCACCGGCGTGATGCTCGGTCTGGCCCGGGTGATGGGTGAGACCGCGCCGCTGCTGATCCTGGTCGGCTACTCCAAGAACATCAACCTGAACCCGTTCGACGGGTTCATGGGCGCGCTGCCGACGATGATCAACCAGGACCGGACCGAGCTGGCGCTGCAGCCGGCCGCGGACCGGGTCTGGGCGGCCGCGTTGACCCTGATCCTGCTGGTTCTCCTGCTCAACGTGCTGGCCCGCCTCGTGGCGCGGTTCAGCGCGGTCAAGTCCAAATAG